One part of the Vibrio palustris genome encodes these proteins:
- the frr gene encoding ribosome recycling factor, protein MINEIKKDAQERMNKSVDALKNNLSKVRTGRAHPSILSGISVEYYGAPTPLNQVANVIAEDARTLAITVFDKELTPKVEKAIMTADLGLNPMSAGTVIRVPLPPLTEERRRDLVKMVRGEAEGGRVAIRNIRRDANSDLKGLLKEKEISEDEDRKAQEEIQKMTDVAVKHVDEILAKKETELMEV, encoded by the coding sequence GTGATTAATGAGATCAAAAAAGACGCTCAAGAGCGTATGAACAAAAGCGTAGACGCGCTGAAAAATAACTTGAGCAAAGTACGTACAGGTCGTGCTCACCCAAGTATCTTGTCAGGCATTTCTGTTGAGTATTACGGTGCCCCAACGCCTTTGAACCAAGTGGCTAACGTTATCGCTGAAGATGCGCGTACACTGGCGATTACCGTGTTCGATAAAGAGCTGACTCCAAAAGTAGAAAAAGCGATTATGACAGCAGATCTAGGTTTAAACCCTATGTCTGCGGGTACTGTTATTCGTGTTCCTCTACCACCATTAACAGAAGAACGTCGCCGTGATTTAGTGAAAATGGTGCGTGGTGAAGCAGAAGGCGGTCGTGTTGCTATTCGTAACATTCGTCGTGATGCTAACAGCGATCTTAAAGGTTTATTAAAAGAGAAAGAAATCTCTGAAGATGAAGATCGTAAAGCACAAGAAGAAATCCAAAAAATGACCGATGTTGCGGTTAAACACGTGGATGAAATTCTAGCGAAGAAAGAAACAGAATTGATGGAAGTATAA
- the pyrH gene encoding UMP kinase — translation MTTNPKPAYQRILLKLSGEALQGAEGFGIDPAVLDRMAQEVKELVELGVQVGVVIGGGNLFRGAGLAEAGMNRVVGDHMGMLATVMNGLAMRDALHRAYVNARVMSAIPLNGVCDDYNWAEAISQLRDGRVVIFSAGTGNPFFTTDSAACLRGIEIEADVVLKATKVDGVFDSDPVANPDAQLYGKLAYNDVLEKELKVMDLAAFTLARDHQMPIRVFNMNKPGALRRVVMGETEGTLISAEVKSL, via the coding sequence ATGACAACGAACCCTAAACCAGCATATCAACGGATTTTGTTAAAACTTAGCGGTGAAGCGCTGCAAGGTGCAGAAGGTTTTGGTATAGATCCAGCCGTTCTTGATCGCATGGCTCAGGAAGTCAAAGAACTGGTGGAACTTGGCGTTCAGGTAGGGGTTGTTATCGGTGGCGGTAACTTGTTCCGTGGTGCAGGTCTTGCAGAAGCAGGCATGAATCGCGTAGTCGGTGATCACATGGGAATGCTCGCGACGGTAATGAACGGTTTGGCGATGCGTGATGCTCTGCATCGTGCGTATGTAAATGCTCGTGTTATGTCAGCAATTCCACTAAATGGAGTTTGTGATGACTACAACTGGGCGGAAGCAATCAGCCAATTACGTGACGGCCGAGTGGTTATTTTCTCTGCAGGAACGGGCAACCCATTCTTCACTACAGATTCTGCTGCGTGTTTACGTGGTATTGAAATCGAAGCCGATGTTGTACTTAAAGCAACGAAAGTTGACGGTGTATTCGATTCTGACCCTGTAGCCAACCCAGATGCTCAGCTTTATGGTAAGCTGGCTTATAATGATGTACTTGAAAAAGAGCTGAAGGTGATGGACTTAGCAGCATTTACGCTTGCTCGTGATCATCAAATGCCAATCCGTGTTTTCAACATGAACAAACCAGGTGCATTACGCCGTGTTGTTATGGGCGAAACTGAAGGTACGCTAATCAGCGCTGAAGTAAAATCACTCTAG
- the pgpA gene encoding phosphatidylglycerophosphatase A → MNDPRTRISLVNPWHLLATGFGSGLSPIIPGTIGTLAAIPFFLLLAQLPLVAYILLVVIASIIGIKICQVTADDMGVHDHGSIVWDEFAGFWLTMLVVPLYNISVWDWHWTLAGFVLFRFFDMVKPWPISWLDKQVHGGFGIMIDDLLAGVFSAICLVLLGHWAGW, encoded by the coding sequence ATGAACGATCCAAGAACACGTATTTCCCTAGTAAACCCTTGGCACTTATTAGCGACTGGATTTGGGAGTGGATTATCGCCCATTATTCCCGGAACCATAGGAACCCTCGCTGCCATTCCTTTTTTCTTACTCTTGGCGCAGTTACCTCTGGTTGCTTATATTTTGCTGGTGGTTATTGCGAGCATCATTGGAATAAAGATCTGCCAGGTGACTGCCGATGATATGGGCGTACATGATCATGGATCGATTGTTTGGGATGAGTTTGCCGGTTTTTGGCTGACGATGCTGGTGGTACCTCTATACAACATTTCTGTGTGGGATTGGCATTGGACGCTGGCTGGTTTTGTCTTGTTCCGCTTTTTCGATATGGTAAAACCATGGCCGATTAGTTGGTTAGATAAGCAAGTCCATGGTGGGTTCGGGATTATGATCGATGACTTGTTAGCTGGTGTATTTTCAGCAATCTGTTTAGTTTTACTCGGCCATTGGGCGGGGTGGTAA
- the thiL gene encoding thiamine-phosphate kinase, with product MPGEFDFIRTYLSERQTSRQDVNLALGDDCAIVCPPPNARIALSTDTLVGGSHFLLSAAPELVAHKALASNLSDLAAMGARPAWMSLALTLPEIDENWLRPFFDAFFALADDYGIQLIGGDTTKGPLSISLTVQGFVPQDKALLRSGAKAGDWLYVTGKLGDSKAGLDVILDPTLRGQPFASELEKRHFLSTPRVEFAQGLLGIASSAIDISDGLLADLQHILERSCVGASIDVSLLPYSEQMAAFVGERDIACQYALTSGEEYELCFTVPEQYKAYVDSQLAQETELHCIGKIESQGHLKLHDSGQPIDWQLSGYDHFKAS from the coding sequence ATGCCTGGAGAATTTGATTTTATTCGGACTTATTTGTCGGAACGTCAAACATCACGTCAAGATGTGAATTTAGCACTAGGGGATGATTGTGCGATTGTTTGTCCACCTCCTAATGCCCGTATTGCATTGAGTACTGATACACTTGTTGGAGGTTCGCATTTCTTGCTCTCCGCGGCGCCTGAGTTGGTCGCACATAAAGCTTTGGCCTCTAATTTGAGTGATTTAGCCGCAATGGGCGCTCGTCCCGCATGGATGTCGTTAGCGTTAACCTTGCCAGAAATTGATGAAAATTGGTTACGTCCCTTCTTTGATGCATTTTTTGCATTAGCCGATGATTATGGTATTCAGTTAATTGGCGGTGATACGACGAAAGGTCCATTAAGCATCTCGTTAACTGTGCAAGGGTTTGTCCCGCAAGATAAAGCGTTATTACGGTCTGGTGCTAAAGCCGGGGATTGGTTATATGTCACCGGTAAATTAGGCGATAGCAAAGCGGGTCTAGACGTTATTTTAGATCCCACACTACGCGGTCAACCTTTCGCCAGCGAGCTAGAAAAACGCCACTTTTTGTCAACACCACGAGTAGAGTTTGCGCAAGGGTTATTAGGTATAGCTTCGTCTGCGATTGATATTTCAGATGGTCTTTTGGCAGATTTACAGCATATTTTAGAACGTTCATGCGTTGGCGCGAGCATCGATGTGAGTTTATTGCCTTATTCGGAGCAAATGGCGGCTTTTGTCGGTGAGCGTGATATTGCTTGTCAGTATGCATTAACTAGTGGCGAAGAATATGAGTTATGCTTTACTGTTCCTGAACAATATAAAGCGTATGTTGATTCTCAATTAGCCCAAGAGACTGAGTTACATTGTATTGGTAAAATAGAGTCTCAAGGCCACCTCAAGTTACATGACAGTGGTCAGCCTATTGATTGGCAACTGTCTGGCTATGATCATTTTAAGGCATCATAA
- the rpsB gene encoding 30S ribosomal protein S2 translates to MATVSMRDMLKAGVHFGHQTRYWNPKMKPFIFGARSKVHIINLEKTVPMFNEALAELSKLGEKKGKVLFVGTKRAASEAVKEAAIACDQYFVNNRWLGGMLTNWKTVRQSIKRLKELEAQAADGTFDKLTKKEALMCTREMEKLEKSLGGIKNMNGLPDAIFLIDADHEHIAVKEANNLGIPVIAVVDTNSNPDGIDHIIPGNDDAIRSVQLYLNAAAEAVNEGRNQNVAEVAEKDGFVEAE, encoded by the coding sequence ATGGCAACTGTATCAATGCGCGATATGCTTAAAGCTGGTGTTCACTTCGGTCACCAGACTCGTTACTGGAACCCAAAAATGAAACCGTTCATCTTTGGCGCTCGTAGCAAAGTTCATATCATCAACTTAGAAAAAACTGTACCTATGTTCAACGAAGCACTTGCAGAGCTATCTAAGCTAGGCGAGAAAAAAGGTAAAGTTCTTTTCGTTGGTACTAAACGCGCTGCATCTGAAGCTGTTAAAGAAGCTGCAATTGCATGTGACCAATACTTCGTAAACAACCGTTGGTTAGGCGGCATGTTGACTAACTGGAAAACAGTTCGTCAGTCAATCAAACGTCTAAAAGAACTAGAAGCACAAGCTGCTGATGGCACTTTCGATAAGCTGACTAAAAAAGAAGCACTTATGTGTACTCGCGAAATGGAGAAACTTGAAAAATCTCTTGGCGGTATCAAAAACATGAATGGTCTTCCTGACGCTATCTTCCTAATCGATGCGGATCACGAGCACATTGCAGTTAAAGAAGCAAACAACCTAGGCATCCCAGTAATCGCTGTTGTTGATACTAACTCTAACCCAGATGGTATCGACCACATCATCCCTGGTAACGATGACGCAATCCGTTCAGTACAACTTTACCTAAACGCTGCTGCTGAAGCAGTGAACGAAGGTCGCAACCAAAACGTTGCAGAAGTTGCTGAAAAAGACGGCTTCGTAGAAGCTGAATAA
- a CDS encoding phosphatidate cytidylyltransferase, with the protein MKQRIITALILAPLVLLGIIYLPLAWFMPALAAITLIGFWEWTQFVNAPQSRILALLPALVVSGISFWWVQPTMDTLNALTSHHYLILVIGSIWWIIASILAITYPRSRPGWENVNWLRHSFGILTLLPFYWSVVFLRAESMSVDMWHGAQLVIFVCLIVWTADSGAYFSGKYFGKHKMAPAVSPNKTLEGLVGGLILAVIVGATLAKAFNLQFSSDFTMYMIILCTAIISVLGDLVESMFKRVSNIKDSSHIIPGHGGVLDRIDSLTAAFPVFAFLYFVL; encoded by the coding sequence TTGAAGCAACGAATTATTACAGCGCTCATACTTGCCCCTCTTGTTCTTTTGGGCATTATCTACTTGCCCCTTGCTTGGTTTATGCCTGCTCTAGCAGCCATTACCTTGATCGGATTTTGGGAGTGGACGCAATTTGTTAACGCTCCTCAATCACGTATTTTGGCCTTGCTTCCTGCCTTGGTTGTCAGTGGTATCAGTTTTTGGTGGGTGCAGCCCACAATGGACACTTTGAATGCTTTAACCTCCCATCATTACTTAATTTTAGTGATAGGAAGTATATGGTGGATAATCGCAAGTATCCTCGCGATTACTTACCCGCGTTCTCGCCCAGGATGGGAAAATGTCAATTGGTTACGCCATAGCTTTGGAATTTTGACATTATTGCCTTTTTACTGGAGTGTGGTTTTTCTACGTGCAGAATCGATGTCTGTGGACATGTGGCACGGCGCGCAACTGGTTATTTTCGTCTGTTTGATCGTATGGACTGCCGATAGTGGTGCTTACTTTTCGGGTAAGTATTTTGGCAAGCACAAAATGGCACCGGCTGTTAGTCCGAATAAAACGTTAGAAGGATTAGTCGGTGGCTTAATTTTAGCGGTCATTGTGGGGGCAACGCTGGCGAAAGCGTTTAACCTGCAATTTAGCTCAGACTTTACCATGTATATGATCATCCTCTGTACCGCGATCATCTCAGTATTAGGTGATTTAGTTGAAAGTATGTTTAAGCGTGTCTCAAATATTAAAGACAGTAGCCATATTATTCCAGGTCATGGTGGTGTGTTAGATCGCATTGATAGTTTGACTGCGGCTTTTCCCGTTTTCGCCTTTCTCTATTTCGTCTTATAA
- a CDS encoding isoprenyl transferase, with protein MLDSQLSSEVLPQHIAIIMDGNGRWAKERGKPRVFGHKKGVDAVRNTITTASKLGINAITLFAFSSENWRRPEEEVGVLMELFITVLSSEVKRMHRNNLRLQIVGDVSRFSQRLQNKIEQAEALTKNNTGMVLNVAANYGGKWDITQATKHLAHQVAKGQLAPEDITEEMLGQHVMMSDLPDVDLLIRTSGECRISNFLLWQMAYAEMYFTPIYWPEFGEDSLIEAISWFVNRERRFGCTGEQIKQLMEK; from the coding sequence ATGTTAGATTCTCAACTCTCATCTGAGGTGCTACCTCAACATATTGCCATCATTATGGATGGTAACGGCCGATGGGCAAAAGAGCGGGGGAAACCACGTGTTTTTGGTCATAAGAAAGGCGTGGATGCGGTTCGCAATACCATCACTACAGCTTCCAAACTTGGGATCAATGCGATTACCTTGTTTGCGTTTAGTAGTGAAAATTGGCGTCGTCCTGAAGAGGAAGTCGGGGTATTGATGGAACTGTTTATCACGGTGTTATCATCGGAAGTTAAACGTATGCACAGAAACAACTTGCGATTGCAAATCGTGGGGGATGTTTCTCGTTTCAGTCAACGCCTGCAAAATAAAATTGAACAAGCCGAAGCCCTCACTAAGAATAATACTGGCATGGTATTAAACGTAGCGGCAAATTATGGCGGTAAGTGGGATATTACTCAGGCAACGAAGCATTTGGCCCATCAAGTAGCGAAAGGTCAACTTGCCCCTGAGGATATTACCGAAGAAATGCTTGGACAGCATGTCATGATGTCGGATTTACCCGACGTAGATTTGCTTATCCGCACCAGTGGCGAATGCCGAATTAGTAACTTTTTGCTGTGGCAAATGGCCTATGCAGAAATGTATTTTACTCCAATCTATTGGCCTGAATTTGGAGAAGATAGCTTAATTGAAGCTATTTCCTGGTTTGTGAATCGTGAACGCCGTTTTGGGTGTACGGGTGAACAGATTAAACAGCTAATGGAAAAATAA
- the tsf gene encoding translation elongation factor Ts, with amino-acid sequence MAVTAALVKELRDRTGAGMMECKKALVETDGDIEQAIENMRKSGAAKAAKKAGNVAAEGTIIVKDGEGFAALVEINCQTDFVAKDGNFQAFANEVAEAAAAEKMSIEELQAKFEQTRIELVAKIGENVNVRRVSYLEGAKTASYRHGEKIGVVVAGEGDEETLRHVAMHVAASRPDFLNPSDVPADVVEKEKAVQVEIAMNEGKPAEIAEKMVVGRMKKFTGEISLTGQAFIMEPKKTVGEVLKEAGVTVTGFVRLEVGEGIEKKEEMSFAEEVAAAQQG; translated from the coding sequence ATGGCTGTTACTGCTGCTCTAGTTAAAGAACTTCGCGACCGTACTGGCGCGGGTATGATGGAATGTAAAAAAGCGCTTGTTGAAACTGATGGTGACATCGAGCAAGCGATTGAAAACATGCGTAAAAGCGGTGCTGCTAAAGCGGCTAAAAAAGCGGGTAACGTTGCTGCTGAAGGTACTATCATCGTTAAAGATGGTGAAGGCTTTGCGGCACTAGTTGAAATCAACTGTCAGACTGACTTCGTAGCGAAAGATGGTAACTTCCAAGCCTTTGCAAACGAAGTTGCAGAAGCTGCTGCTGCTGAAAAAATGTCTATCGAAGAGCTACAAGCTAAATTCGAACAGACTCGTATCGAACTAGTTGCGAAAATCGGCGAAAACGTAAACGTACGTCGTGTTTCTTACCTAGAAGGCGCGAAAACTGCTTCTTACCGTCACGGTGAGAAAATCGGTGTTGTTGTTGCCGGTGAAGGTGATGAAGAAACGCTACGTCACGTTGCAATGCACGTTGCTGCTTCTCGTCCAGATTTCTTAAACCCATCAGACGTACCTGCTGATGTTGTTGAAAAAGAAAAAGCAGTTCAAGTTGAAATTGCAATGAACGAAGGCAAACCAGCGGAAATCGCAGAGAAAATGGTTGTTGGCCGTATGAAGAAATTCACTGGCGAAATCTCTCTGACTGGTCAAGCGTTCATCATGGAACCTAAGAAAACTGTTGGCGAAGTGCTTAAAGAAGCCGGCGTTACAGTAACTGGTTTCGTTCGCCTAGAAGTAGGTGAAGGCATCGAGAAGAAAGAAGAAATGAGCTTTGCAGAAGAAGTTGCAGCAGCTCAACAAGGTTAA
- the glnD gene encoding bifunctional uridylyltransferase/uridylyl-removing protein GlnD: protein MPFQAPSHLNNDELSIPDLKDQLDQFAQEQKAQFLQHHSVSDLVHGRSHYMDELLARLWRFYQFDTLTELSLVAVGGYGRGELHPLSDIDMLIVSQHPLSEDVGVKISQFITFLWDLRLEVGHAVRTVQECADIGRADLTVATNLQEARLLCGSHETFEQLKDVIVSESFWPSNVFYKAKLQEQRARHARYHDTTYNLEPDIKSTPGGLRDIHTLSWIARRHFGATSLYEMSRYDFLTDAEYRELVECQEFLWRVRFALHLELRRYDNRLTFGHQANVAEHLGFTGDGNRAVEKMMKEFYRTLRRVVELNRMLLMLFDQAILNHETDEQCIVLDDDFARCGPWIQARHPALFQARPESILDMFIHMADDTSITGVSPTTMRQLRTARRRLNTFLHSIPSARDKFMTLVRHPNSLQNAFPQMHELGVMAAYLPQWSHIVGQMQFDLFHVYTVDEHTIRVLKQLQTFHVPENYNTHPICCEIFPRYQKRELIILAAIFHDIGKGRNGDHSEIGAKESYDFCLEHGLSKPEARLVSWLVQNHLLMSITAQRRDIYDPDVISDFAKTVREEEALDALVCLTVADICATNPELWNSWKRTLLAELYYSTQRALRRGLENPVDVRERVRHNQQMASAHLRKEGYTPQHIDRLWLRFKADYFLRHSDKQIAWHCSNILKLTENSPPLVLINKRPTRGITEIFVYTKDQPALFANVVAELDRRNLNVHDAQVMTSKDGYVLDTFMVLDNNGDAIVESEHEALIGHIHKAVAKGKQLHQKTRRLPRQLKHFKVKTQVDFLPTKSKKRTLIELVALDTPGLLATIGATFSELNLDLHGAKITTIGERAEDLFILTRHGGGRLSEQEAIELREALIENIVELSPN, encoded by the coding sequence ATGCCTTTTCAAGCCCCTAGTCATCTCAACAATGATGAGCTTTCAATTCCTGATCTTAAAGACCAACTTGATCAATTCGCTCAAGAGCAAAAAGCTCAATTTCTTCAGCATCACTCTGTTAGTGATTTAGTTCATGGACGCTCTCATTATATGGATGAGTTGCTCGCTCGTTTATGGCGTTTTTATCAATTCGATACCCTGACAGAATTGTCACTGGTTGCTGTCGGCGGATACGGCCGCGGTGAGTTGCATCCTCTTTCTGACATCGATATGTTGATCGTTTCTCAGCATCCTTTAAGCGAAGATGTCGGCGTCAAAATCAGTCAATTTATTACTTTTCTTTGGGATTTACGTTTGGAAGTTGGTCATGCCGTGCGCACGGTTCAGGAGTGCGCGGATATTGGTCGAGCTGATCTTACCGTTGCCACCAACTTACAAGAAGCACGCTTGCTTTGCGGTTCACATGAGACATTCGAACAGCTTAAAGACGTTATTGTTTCTGAGTCGTTTTGGCCTAGCAACGTGTTCTACAAAGCCAAACTGCAAGAGCAGCGTGCTCGCCATGCCCGCTACCACGATACGACTTATAATCTTGAGCCGGATATAAAATCTACCCCCGGTGGGTTACGCGATATTCATACTTTATCTTGGATCGCTCGCCGTCATTTCGGGGCGACTTCTCTCTATGAGATGAGTCGCTATGATTTTTTAACCGATGCAGAGTATCGTGAACTTGTTGAGTGCCAAGAGTTTTTATGGCGAGTCCGTTTTGCGTTACATCTTGAACTACGCCGCTATGATAACCGGTTAACTTTTGGTCACCAAGCGAATGTCGCAGAGCATTTAGGTTTTACTGGAGATGGTAACCGCGCGGTCGAAAAAATGATGAAAGAGTTCTATCGCACTTTACGACGCGTAGTAGAACTTAATCGTATGTTGTTAATGCTGTTTGATCAAGCGATCTTAAACCATGAAACCGATGAACAATGTATCGTACTGGACGACGATTTTGCTCGATGCGGACCTTGGATACAAGCGCGCCACCCAGCCTTATTCCAAGCTCGTCCTGAAAGCATCCTCGATATGTTTATTCACATGGCGGATGATACGAGTATCACGGGTGTATCACCGACGACTATGCGTCAATTACGTACTGCACGCCGGCGGCTCAATACCTTTTTACATAGCATTCCTAGCGCTCGGGATAAGTTCATGACCTTAGTGCGGCATCCAAATAGCTTACAAAATGCGTTTCCACAAATGCATGAGCTCGGTGTCATGGCCGCCTATTTACCACAATGGAGCCACATTGTTGGGCAAATGCAGTTCGATTTATTCCATGTGTATACCGTTGATGAACATACAATACGTGTACTCAAGCAGCTACAAACCTTTCATGTCCCCGAAAATTACAATACTCATCCAATTTGTTGTGAAATATTTCCGCGCTATCAAAAGCGCGAGTTAATCATTTTAGCGGCTATTTTCCACGATATTGGTAAAGGCCGTAACGGTGATCACTCTGAAATTGGTGCCAAAGAGTCTTATGACTTCTGTCTCGAACATGGGCTATCCAAACCCGAGGCACGCCTAGTCTCTTGGCTAGTACAAAACCACTTATTAATGTCGATTACGGCCCAAAGACGTGATATTTATGACCCTGATGTTATCAGTGATTTTGCTAAAACGGTTCGTGAAGAAGAGGCACTTGATGCGTTGGTTTGTTTGACCGTTGCTGATATTTGCGCCACCAACCCTGAGCTATGGAACAGCTGGAAACGCACCTTACTTGCTGAGCTTTATTACTCAACGCAACGTGCATTAAGGCGCGGTTTAGAAAATCCTGTCGATGTCCGCGAACGTGTTCGTCATAATCAACAAATGGCCTCCGCGCATTTACGCAAAGAAGGTTACACGCCACAACATATCGATCGCTTATGGTTGCGTTTTAAAGCCGATTATTTTCTACGCCATTCTGATAAACAAATCGCGTGGCACTGTTCCAACATTCTCAAATTGACCGAGAATTCTCCGCCACTAGTACTGATCAATAAACGCCCGACTCGAGGTATTACCGAAATCTTTGTGTATACCAAAGATCAGCCGGCATTATTTGCCAATGTCGTGGCTGAACTCGACCGTCGTAATTTAAACGTTCATGATGCGCAAGTCATGACGAGTAAAGATGGTTACGTACTCGATACATTTATGGTACTTGATAATAATGGGGATGCTATTGTTGAATCAGAACATGAAGCCTTGATTGGGCACATTCATAAAGCCGTCGCCAAAGGTAAACAGTTACATCAAAAAACTCGCCGTTTACCGCGCCAATTGAAACATTTTAAAGTAAAGACACAAGTGGACTTTTTGCCAACGAAAAGCAAAAAGCGCACGTTAATAGAATTAGTCGCATTAGATACCCCCGGACTATTAGCCACAATCGGTGCGACTTTTTCTGAATTGAATTTGGATTTACATGGTGCAAAAATTACGACAATTGGTGAGCGAGCGGAGGATTTATTTATCCTTACTCGTCATGGTGGTGGCCGCTTAAGTGAACAAGAAGCGATTGAACTGCGTGAGGCGCTTATTGAAAATATTGTCGAGCTCTCACCGAACTAG
- the ispC gene encoding 1-deoxy-D-xylulose-5-phosphate reductoisomerase, giving the protein MRKLTILGATGSIGDSTLNVVAENKEQFSIVALVAGQNVEKMQQLCVQWQPKYAVMATADAAKSLKALLAQTGINTEVMYGEDAMCQVAALDDVDTVMAAIVGAAGLMPTMAAVKAGKRILLANKEALVMSGQLFINAVEKYGAELLPVDSEHNAIFQCLPEEIQTRMGRCDLDNAGVSSILLTGSGGPFRYSDIATLADVTPQQAIAHPNWSMGPKISVDSATMMNKGLEYIEARWLFNTRRDQLQVVIHPQSVIHSMVQYRDGSVLAQMGEPEMATPISVTMNYPHRIQAGVQPLDFTRMSELTFMDVDYERYPCLKLAIDACYEGQHATTSLNAANEVAVDAFLKGAIRFTDISTLNNMVLSNVCTANSSLHSHDLESLLEVDTMARQLAGQLLKEHLL; this is encoded by the coding sequence ATGCGTAAGTTAACGATTCTCGGAGCTACTGGCTCAATTGGTGATAGCACGTTAAACGTGGTTGCTGAAAATAAAGAACAGTTTTCCATTGTTGCTTTGGTTGCCGGCCAGAATGTAGAAAAAATGCAGCAACTTTGTGTTCAATGGCAACCTAAATATGCGGTGATGGCGACTGCTGATGCCGCGAAATCTTTAAAAGCGTTACTTGCACAAACGGGCATAAATACCGAAGTGATGTATGGTGAAGACGCGATGTGTCAAGTGGCGGCATTAGATGACGTTGATACTGTCATGGCTGCGATTGTTGGGGCGGCAGGGTTAATGCCGACGATGGCTGCTGTAAAAGCGGGTAAACGTATTTTACTCGCGAATAAAGAAGCTCTCGTGATGTCAGGGCAACTCTTTATTAATGCGGTGGAAAAGTATGGTGCTGAACTGTTACCCGTTGATAGCGAACATAATGCGATTTTCCAATGTTTACCCGAAGAAATACAAACGCGTATGGGGCGCTGTGATTTAGATAACGCTGGCGTTTCCTCGATCTTATTGACCGGATCGGGTGGGCCGTTCCGGTATAGTGATATTGCAACCCTTGCGGATGTCACACCGCAACAAGCAATCGCTCATCCTAATTGGTCTATGGGACCAAAAATCTCGGTTGATTCCGCTACCATGATGAATAAAGGGCTCGAGTATATTGAAGCTCGTTGGTTGTTTAATACCCGCCGTGATCAACTTCAAGTGGTGATTCATCCTCAATCTGTTATCCACTCTATGGTGCAATATCGAGATGGTTCGGTGTTAGCCCAGATGGGAGAGCCGGAAATGGCGACGCCGATTTCTGTCACCATGAATTACCCTCACCGTATTCAAGCTGGAGTGCAACCACTCGATTTTACTCGAATGAGCGAATTGACCTTTATGGATGTGGATTATGAGCGTTACCCATGTCTCAAATTGGCAATTGATGCTTGTTATGAAGGACAACATGCGACAACATCCTTGAACGCTGCGAATGAAGTAGCTGTTGACGCATTTTTGAAAGGTGCCATTCGATTTACTGACATTAGTACGCTTAATAACATGGTATTGTCGAACGTCTGCACTGCTAATAGTTCGTTACATTCCCATGACTTGGAAAGCTTACTAGAGGTCGATACAATGGCGCGGCAACTTGCTGGTCAGTTATTGAAAGAGCATTTATTATGA
- the map gene encoding type I methionyl aminopeptidase, whose protein sequence is MSVIIKNAEEIEKMRVAGRLAKEVLEMIEPFIKPGVTTEELDTICHKHITEVQGAIPAPLNYHGFPKSICTSINHVVCHGIPASEDSQFGPYTRPAVLKDGDIMNIDITVIKDGYHGDTSKMFYVGEVSPADKRLCVTAQECLYASLKKVKPGAQLGEIGTTIEKLIKTNNKNNPRMKYSIVRDYCGHGVGAGFHEEPQVVHYKNNDRTVLKEGMIFTIEPMINAGKFGCRLDEDDDWTVYTADNKNTAQWEHTLLVTKDGCEILTLRDEETIPRHFHNA, encoded by the coding sequence ATGTCTGTAATTATCAAGAATGCTGAAGAAATAGAAAAGATGCGCGTCGCTGGTCGTTTGGCCAAAGAAGTTCTCGAAATGATCGAACCCTTCATCAAACCGGGTGTCACAACCGAAGAACTGGATACTATTTGTCATAAGCACATCACTGAAGTGCAAGGCGCTATTCCCGCACCGCTTAACTACCATGGCTTCCCTAAATCTATCTGTACCTCGATCAACCATGTAGTATGCCACGGCATTCCAGCATCGGAAGATAGCCAGTTTGGCCCTTACACGCGCCCAGCTGTATTAAAAGATGGGGACATCATGAACATCGATATCACCGTGATTAAAGATGGCTACCACGGTGATACATCAAAAATGTTTTATGTTGGTGAAGTCTCACCTGCTGATAAACGCTTATGTGTCACCGCGCAGGAATGTCTATACGCGTCGCTTAAAAAAGTGAAGCCAGGTGCTCAACTTGGTGAGATTGGCACAACCATTGAAAAACTAATTAAAACCAACAATAAAAATAACCCGCGTATGAAGTACTCCATTGTACGTGATTACTGTGGTCATGGTGTTGGTGCTGGCTTTCACGAAGAGCCGCAAGTCGTTCACTATAAAAACAACGATCGCACCGTCTTAAAAGAAGGCATGATTTTCACCATTGAGCCGATGATCAACGCAGGTAAATTTGGTTGCCGCTTAGATGAAGATGACGATTGGACAGTATACACGGCAGATAACAAAAACACTGCGCAATGGGAGCATACATTGCTAGTGACTAAAGATGGCTGTGAGATCTTGACGCTACGCGATGAAGAAACCATTCCTCGTCACTTTCACAACGCATAA